TTGATCGATCCTTCAAGAGCCTTGGGTAAGAACCAAGACTAAACTAGCCCCTTGGGGAGTCATGGGTTATTTTATCCTAGGCTTGATATGTCTCATTAGAAATTGAATCTTTTCAATTGAGGCTAAATAACACTTTTGCATAAGCTAGTTTGCATGTATTAGATATGCTCGAAGAAATATCAATTAGGTTTCAACTCTAGAAATAGTCTCTTTGAACCAAGTTCTTCCACTAACGTAACCATTGTTTGAATATCATTTAATTTGCTAGTAATAGAAAGAAATTATTGTTAGTTTCGCATTTTCCAACTCTTTCTCTTAGAATGAGAATGAGATGTGATGTTCTTATAATATTGTTAGATATGTCAATATGTAGAACTAAGCGATTGGTTTCGAACTATATAGCGTTTGAGGCTTAAAGAAATACCAATTAGGTTTTGAACTCTAGAAATAGTCTCTTTGAACCAAGGTTTTCCATGACCAAATGTTTGAATATCATTATATATTTGCTTCTAATAGAAGTTACCTTCGCATATTTAGAACTCTCTCGCATGAGACGTGAAGCTCTTGTAATATTCTAAGTTATGTCATGTCGACTATGAATGGCTACTTTGTTCAGTTTAAATTACCAAATGCTCGAATGCATGCATGTAAATGCAGGTCTTTAGGAAACTAAAACTTGTATTGATTTCCACCATTACTTACATTACTTAAGATTTAAGGTACCTTGGCATCCAAGATAGTAACAGACCTAGACACAAGTCCAAAGATGTAAAGGGTGTATGTTTTTACATGCATTCATTTTTgcttgctcttttttttttttttttttttttctgctacTGCTAAAACCTTAGTGAGTTATGGTTACCCTACTACGCCTTGGGCGCACTTTAGCAACCAGAGGGCTAGCCATCTCACATGACAGCCTTAGAACCTCCGATAAGTCCACGGTATTCCCATCCGACGGCTGCCACTCATACTCGTGTAAAAGCGACGCCACCCAAAACGTCACCGTGGTCAATCCCATAGCCTTTCCCGGGCAAGTCTGCCTACCCGACCCAAACGGCGCAAGCCTAAGATCCGACCCGAAAACCAAAAACTCATGTTCTCCCTCCCGAGGCATAAACCTCTCGGGCTTAAACTGTAGTGGGTCCGGCCAAAACTCTAGGTCCCGAGAGATTTCCCACATATTCACCATGGTTGTGGTCCCTGCGGGCACATGATATCCATCAATCATTGTATCAGTGATCGCCAGGCGGGCCCAAGATAAAAGTGGGCCCGGTGGGTGCATCCTCAAGACCTCTTTTACCACAGCCGTTAGATACACCAGCGGGGAGATATCCGTCTCCTCGACGGCTCGCTACCTTCCAACCACTTTATCTAGCTCATCATGGATCGTCGATTGAACAACAGGGTGCAGTACCATCCTTGCTAGAATCCACTCGATCAGAACCGCCACGGTGTTCGTCCCTCTAAATATCATTTCCTATACAACAAACGAAGTCGTTTAGAGACGAGaagattttatttaaaatctgagtAAAAAATATCTAGAGATAGCGGTTTAAATTCTTACCCAAAGGACGACGATCATATCGGTGTCGGACAACTTATCGATTCCTTGGAGGGAAATAAGAACGTCGACAAAGTTAGGGGCCTTTTCATCTTTTTCGAATTTCAGACCGGTTCGGTGCTTGGAAATGATTCTTGAGATGAAACGGTTCACTTTGGGGACGAGATTGGAGCATCTGAACCGGATTTTCTGGGCATCAAAATCGGCCAACCAGGGAAGATGATTGGACCAATTTAACATACCCAACAAATCGTAGCCTTCGTCTACCAACCCTTTGAGCTCTTCGACTTCACTGTCCACGGCAGCACCGACTTCGAGCTCGTACTTCCGGCCAAAAACAAAGCACATCATGTTGTTCAGCGACGCCCACTTGATCACATTACAAACGGCCAATTTCTCCTCGTGGGTCTCGAACATTACCGTCATTTGAGAAGCTATGTCCCTTCTCTGGGCCTCAGCGGCCTTGATTTTCTTGGGGGAGAAGAGGTGGGCGGCGGAGATACACCTGAGGGTCCGCTAGTAGACGCCGTTGGGGGCGAACCCGATGGCCCGGTTGAACATGAGGGAGTAGGCGGATTCCTTGACGGGGTGGTCGGCGAAGACGGAACTGTTGAGGATTTCTCTGGCGACGTCGGGGTGGCACGTGACGATGACTCTGGTTTGGCCGAGGCTGAAGGCCATGAGTCGCGTGGCGTGGAGGGATTGGGCAGCGGAGGCGATTTTGCAATGGGCCAGGGAGGTCATTAGGGACATGCTGCCTATGAGAGGCAGGCCTCTGGGCCCCGGAATTGTGGGCCTTTTGGAAAAGGGACCGATTATTTTGATGTTGCGGCCTTAGGCTGGGCCTCCCGGGTGAGACCAGTAAATTAAGGAGATGAGAAGCCATGTGAGGGAAACGATGAGAAGCATGCATGCAATGCTTTCAGGAAAGAAAGCTCTGCATTTGGCAGTCAGGGCAAATACCCATAGCCTTTCTATCTCTATCTCTGTTTTCATGGCGACTAAtagtctgagagagagagagagagagagagagagggagagagagtaggGTTGGCTTCCTTTTGCAGtgagaaaaaaagaaggaaatgagGAGTGGCTTTTGAGTTTGAACCAAACACTGGCTGATGATGGGGTATATATAGGGGAAGATATGGTGCATATTTTTGTATGGCTTTGGAGTATgaatttctgttttttttttattagatacAATGATATTCTGCTACAAACAAATTACCTAATGGGTTCGTCATAACTAAGTTTTGGTCTTGACACATATATCAAACTTTCTTGTCGTCCGTACGTGTTAATCAAACCTGAAATCTCTCACTTAATATTCCTAAATTTTGTACTAGTTGCTTTTTACAATAAAATCTTAAGAacttttatttgaacccatataacctCACTTAGCACCCACccaatttaaacattaaatgtGAAATGTATTTTTTACCCAATTGTATAATCATGATTTAGGGTTCAATCACGAAAAAATGACCTGAACTAAAAGAGAGATACTATAGCACTCTTGTGTTTGTGGAAGAAAATAATACACAAGTTAGTTTTTTATTGCTACAGAAAAGTGGAAAAATGTAATacacaattttttattaatagaaaagtgaaaaaaaataatatattaagTATAACAGTGGCTTGATTGTGGTCACGGGTAAGGTGAAATTCCCCATATCCTTTTCGGGCCCTGAAGAAGTAGATAACCGTGGCTTGCCATCAgttgtcccttttttttttttaatatatatatatatatatataagctccACTTAATCAATTGTAATAAAGaaatcatatgatgatgatttttcttttcaattaaattttttttactaaaaaattTATACTCATTTGTAATTTATAGGAGGATTAAAAATTTGTGGGCCCCCCATAAATTCAGGCCTTGTACCACTGCATTTTGTGGACACTCCCAACACCCCCTTTGTGTAGAGGGTGATGGAGACTCCATCCAAAACAAGTGTTCTAGTGTTGCCAGCATCCTTTTGTCATCCTCCCGTAAACTCAAACGATAAATTAGTTCTCACCAATTCTTATTAAGTTCGATTTCAATTTGTATTTCTATTAAATCATGAAGAATCAAAGGGAAAGACTACCTACCTATTGGAAGGAGGGAACGTATGCCTTGATgttgagattttattttttaaatgggtGTAAGATAAATGTACATATTGAATTGGTAGTAATTTAGGTAGTAACATTGAATTTAAAGAGATAGAGTTAGAAATAATttaagtgtagaatgagatcaTATGAACtcaaataattttcttaaaatattaaacaaggaAATAGGAAATTGAGAAACCGTTAAGAGTGGGGAGAGTAGAAGTTTATAACTGAAAGAtgttatttatattattatttttttttgtaagtaagaagtgttaaattcaattctaataaaaaatgaatttaaaccatattattattaATCGATTATGAAGTTAAACCTACCATTTTTCCGTAATGAAAATATTTGAGAGACACGCTGCAATATGTGCGCGACAGTATTTTGGGGTGGGCCTGTGAAGAGTGGCCAAGGATCTGCTGTTCCCAATTTCATGTCTCCTTGGTGTCTCTTTATTAGTTTTTTGAATGTGTCTCCACTTAACTGTGAAATTAACATagttaattattatatataactaattgaaaaaaaaaaccaaaaaaaaaaaaacatgaacagTCAAATAAACACCGACAACCACACCCAAAAACGAACAGTCAAATAAAGTCTGCCTCCTCGTCCTCACCGTCGTTGTCAAAGCCCCTGATTTTCAGAACCTTTTCCTTCCCTTGCACAACCACCTTCAATGTCTTAATCTTGTCCGGGATTCTTCTCAAACCGCTTCAAATCGCGGCTGCGATTGGAGGTCAATTTGCTGCCATATAGGATAACACTTGGGGGTGAACTAATTAGGACTCCCCattaaacaattaaacaatGATTTGCTGCCATAGAATGATTAAACATCAATTTGCAGCCATAGAAGGATTAAAAATCGATTTGCTGCCATTTACTTATTAATACGAAGAGCTGATTGAACTGCGATTTGGGCGTGAACGGCCTGATGGAGGAGAAGAGGCCCGGTCGCAGGGGATTTGGGCGTGAATGGCAATTTCTGCAattctttagtttttttttttaatatagttatATATAAATTGTCAACGGTGTTAATTTTAGAGTCAAGTGAGGAGACACATgttaaaaaactaataaaaagacaTGAAATTGGAGACAGCAGATCCCTGGCCGTGAAGAGCACGCTCCATGACCTGGCCAGGTTTTGTATTGTCGGCTGGAAATACAAAAAGAGCAACCAATTGGAAGGCGTTCGTAATCTTTTTATCCCTCGCTTTTACTTTTGGGGGAATTGCTCAACAATTGTTTGCATAAACCTTTTTTACCCCTTTGACAAATTGCCTAACAATTGctaaaataaactttaaaaaaaaaaaaaaaagctggaaaaacattaaacaataatgaaaccttaaaaTACCAATTAAATCTAATATAATCCACCAGAAATAtctcaaataatttttaaatgaaaCAACAGTTTCGCGTCAATTTAAAAGGGCAAATAAAAAAACACCTGTGCTGAAATTTATTTGGACATGAAAAGTCTATCGTAGAAGGTGTTGGAGGGGCCTCGACAATCAAGCATGGCAGCCGCAGTTTCAGgaaagattttttagtgtgatcggTACACAGGGTGGTACACAACGTGTCACTAAATAAATGGTGTGATATGtgtactaaaaagttaataacttaaaaaataaaatttctcatcattcctattaaaacacgtagTGTACCATTTGTGTTTcggtcacaactaaaaatttctccagttTCAGGTTGCCCACCCGGACACATGGCAGCTTTTCGGGCGTTGTTGGGTAATACCAATGAGTAATGCtatggagactaaatttgtagactaaattttgaaaactaaatgacataaaaattaatgattggtttattacttaggCGCATGGCCGGTCCAAAGATTTTTTTAGGCCTGGGACGATGCCAAAAATTGTACCCtcatttcatataaaaaaatttatttgttttcacaaGTAAGATAccgataaaattatatttagaaaaacacttcacacttaataatttagaaacacagaataactaatttattttgtatcgagagaagaaaacaaaaaaacttcgggcttacaagtagatagattatgagttttgttttccatctgaacttttaaagtgtttttgtatataTCGTGAggtattttttcttatttactaaccttgtcaatataagaccaaaaaaataataatgttttcgagtctttaaggatatgtataagtaatgaatgaatactaaattaaacattttgatgacacgtaatattatttgcaaatttggtctaaaaatttaGCCTACGCGTTACtgtttgttgaagattagacttgaatttgaacgaatatttaaaaatagcaacctacatagctactagctagtaaataaattaacaactaaacaaaaatttgtaaaaattgaaaaaaataaacatgcacatagcatttgGAACTTATGACctctcgttaattttaaacaacaaaaactattgcttctaattaaacttcttgatcatttagccaaattttataaatatatattgttataaaaagaaatttgtaaacttTGGAATATAAATAAacacacatggtgttttgaacctaAGATCTCATCCTCATTAATATTAAACAACAAAACCACTAGttttagttaaatttctttgtcactaaaccaaattttataaatttatacttttataaaaacatatataaatatatcactctaataattttggtgcccctaatttttttAGGCCCTGGACGGTCGCCCTGCCCGCACTATGCTTGGGCCAGGCCTGTTTAAGCATTGATAAACGTGTTCATTCTTATTgataacacatcatttaatttataaatttaaccCTCCTAGCATTACCTTTTTATAAGACGCACATGAATGCCAATGCATTCTAGAAAAACTCTAGGCTACGACGGATGCATGCACTCGGTGGCTCATGCACGGCTTCTCTTCTGGTCTGATGCAGTGTTCTGCGCGGAATTGTGAAAAGATCGCTCGATTGAGATATAATAATATCTGGATTATGTTAAGGGGGTTGTTTTTGTTGACACGTGACCGGTGCATGCAGTAGCCATGAGTCACCTTGACATGGCTGCTCCTTATTGGAGTTTTtttggtgggggggggggtggttaGAAACATTACTGATGCCCTAGCAAATATCATAATTTAAGGTGAAAATACGttataatttaaaaatgacAAGCTTATATTTTTGATGATTAAGCAGTTGCACTATACATTAACTTGAATTCAAATCACTTGAAATTGAACACTAATTGTTAAAAATTCCCTTTTCCTTCTGTAAAAATTGATAAGAATACTTAAAAGAACATAATTATACATCGAAAGCATAACTAATATAAAtaactatatatgtatatatctcaACATGATCGAGCTTGTTCTTCCTTAAATAGTTAAGGGCTGGTACTAACACACTCGAGGGCTTGTGTTGCATTATTCTTGCAATATCGTttgtatattaaaaaaattgtaaaaataaaactggaaagaaaaaataggttgttaattttttcttttcgagTATACAAATTATTTGAAGTCATTTCTTCGTTGTAGCTAGGTTATTAGTGAGATAACCTGGAGATATTACATTAAAAAAGTTGATTGTGATGAGTTGAAGTACCATGCTCTAAGTCTTAGAATCTTGTTTTATGTATAGTATTTGTCCAAGATACAAAACACAATGTACGTGTATTTCATATCATCGATACAAGAGGGGCCTGAAAATGTGTATTATACATGAAAGTCTATTTGACATGTGTAttctacataaaaaaaaaaaaaaagattgtttAATATATTGACAGTTGAAAAGTAGACAGGAAACGTAACTATTTCTAATGAGGTGTATGTACAAGTATTATATTGGTATTAACTAATTtcatctatttatttatttatccaaTTTGATAGCTTGCGTGTCACGCAAAGTAATTTTGTTCTGTCCGAAGAGACAAATATTTTTAACCCAATAAACGGCTTGGATTCTGTAGAGTCGCGCACAACAATACCCGTCCGTAGATTTTCTAAGCAAATTCCAACAATGAGGTCAAACGAAAAAGACTTGCGACCCAAGGAAGACTATGACTAGATTCAGGTCAACATAGACAATTCATCCAAATAATTATTTGGATGAATCAATTAGTTTAATGCACATTTGTCCTAATTGCAGCAAATCAAGGAATGAATGTAACCTTGATTTTGTGTTAAGAAGATGGGACTCACCATGAATCCATGACCATCGTTATGATTAAAATATTTGCACGTGTAGAACCTTAGGCAATGAACATGGACTCACCCAGTTCCCCTTGTTGGTTTTATGTATTATTTTGTACAAAATGTTGTAATAATTAAtctataaaaattaatttaaacaaTATAAATCAAAACTCAAACTTAGATGAAATGGGAGCACACTGCTCTAATCACTTGTTCAATATTCACTTTGTCACAATACGTTTGGAGTTTAAATCTTATACACAATAATATCTGataaaaattaaagtaaaaGAATTATAGGTTTCATATTTGCAATAATTGATTTCATCACTTTGATAATAACATTTATATATTGGATGGTGGAGTAATATATACGTGTGctaacttcttttttttaatttctataatgtgcttatattttttaattattattattttgatgaGCAAAGTGCTTAGGTAAGTTCTTGAGAGTTGGTTGATCATTGTCAAAAGCTAGCGtaaaaattgcaaaataattttattagaTTCAAAAGGGATTAATTATTAGGCATGACTAAAGAGTTGATTAATGCTTTCTCTAATGCGAACGGTTGAATGTTCCTACTAGGTGGTGCCCATCACCACCTCTCTTAAATTGCGCCACATGTTTGTGACTTAGCTATGGTTtactagttttatttatttatttatttttagacaAAACAGACAATACAATTAAAACTTTTCGCTCAAAATAAAGGGTTTTAAGAGACAAATGTTTTAAGAGACAAATAAGAGAGAAGTTCTAATAGAAATACTCATATTATTACTCCACATTGTTACATGTCCATAGCTTAGTACTCCCGAAATTTTAACCTAGGGGCCAAAACTCATTTTGAAGGTTCAAAAATACAAAGCACCCAATTTATTTATTACTTTTTTGAAATTAAAGGCTGGGAATATTCTGGAACTTTCACCTGTACCTTCCgattttgaatcattggcaAA
This region of Malus domestica chromosome 07, GDT2T_hap1 genomic DNA includes:
- the LOC103439408 gene encoding LOW QUALITY PROTEIN: cytochrome P450 78A9 (The sequence of the model RefSeq protein was modified relative to this genomic sequence to represent the inferred CDS: substituted 3 bases at 3 genomic stop codons), whose amino-acid sequence is MKTEIEIERLWVFALTAKCRAFFPESIACMLLIVSLTWLLISLIYWSHPGGPAXGRNIKIIGPFSKRPTIPGPRGLPLIGSMSLMTSLAHCKIASAAQSLHATRLMAFSLGQTRVIVTCHPDVAREILNSSVFADHPVKESAYSLMFNRAIGFAPNGVYXRTLRCISAAHLFSPKKIKAAEAQRRDIASQMTVMFETHEEKLAVCNVIKWASLNNMMCFVFGRKYELEVGAAVDSEVEELKGLVDEGYDLLGMLNWSNHLPWLADFDAQKIRFRCSNLVPKVNRFISRIISKHRTGLKFEKDEKAPNFVDVLISLQGIDKLSDTDMIVVLWEMIFRGTNTVAVLIEWILARMVLHPVVQSTIHDELDKVVGRXRAVEETDISPLVYLTAVVKEVLRMHPPGPLLSWARLAITDTMIDGYHVPAGTTTMVNMWEISRDLEFWPDPLQFKPERFMPREGEHEFLVFGSDLRLAPFGSGRQTCPGKAMGLTTVTFWVASLLHEYEWQPSDGNTVDLSEVLRLSCEMASPLVAKVRPRRSRVTITH